In the genome of Borrelia coriaceae, one region contains:
- a CDS encoding DUF1473 family protein produces MITRYKMQILSKDKTYEYQLKVLPMYEWDSILGFSQNEGTQKLNEIKYLKEITNLMIKPGFLDEFYLILDNNREFATYYKDYLVAIIYCVEFNIFHLDPEFKKPSFIFLKEYENNVGDFVQFDYINDTEFNYEHVVNKIKDNNQDRITL; encoded by the coding sequence ATGATCACAAGATATAAAATGCAAATTTTAAGTAAAGATAAAACTTATGAGTACCAACTAAAAGTATTACCAATGTATGAATGGGATTCTATATTAGGATTTTCACAAAATGAAGGCACCCAAAAACTGAACGAAATTAAATATTTAAAGGAAATTACCAATTTAATGATAAAACCAGGATTTCTAGATGAGTTTTATCTTATTTTAGATAATAATAGAGAATTTGCTACTTATTATAAAGATTACCTTGTAGCAATTATATACTGTGTAGAGTTTAATATATTTCATTTAGATCCCGAATTTAAAAAGCCATCTTTTATTTTCCTTAAAGAATATGAAAATAATGTTGGAGACTTTGTTCAATTTGATTATATAAATGACACAGAATTTAATTATGAACACGTTGTAAATAAGATAAAGGATAATAATCAAGATAGGATAACCTTATGA
- a CDS encoding DUF1463 family protein: protein MNNLYKLTDVYFSIGGRQINSGKLEFTSEPTTRAIISNEDRGLPVISLRDPKTITYIFNIEVTLGSQDYILLTQLADDQFYNMNISKNDKMLDLVFNDRISTKIISNTAVFTEEPSRSYSSEAEKVTFEIRAINCEKITKIN, encoded by the coding sequence TTGAATAATTTATATAAATTAACAGATGTTTATTTTTCAATAGGTGGTAGGCAAATTAACAGTGGAAAATTAGAATTTACAAGTGAACCTACAACAAGAGCAATAATTAGCAATGAAGACAGAGGCCTGCCCGTTATTAGTCTTAGGGATCCTAAAACCATTACTTATATATTCAACATTGAAGTTACGCTTGGTAGCCAAGATTACATTTTACTTACACAACTAGCAGATGATCAGTTTTATAACATGAACATAAGTAAAAATGACAAGATGTTAGATCTTGTATTTAATGATCGTATTTCAACAAAAATTATTAGTAATACTGCTGTATTTACAGAAGAACCCTCTAGAAGCTACTCATCTGAAGCTGAAAAGGTTACTTTTGAGATCAGAGCAATTAATTGTGAAAAAATAACCAAAATAAATTAA
- a CDS encoding DUF787 family protein gives MPQDTINVNLTHQALDIKHVNYYQPLLVYKTDKIKLNTSTPKVKILNLNINSFTKQIDALEKEGSNGDDEFNKEKAYLKKAIQAFFSAGEQGLRSVRLLIYKEGTESKEIKNQLQENRYTFVVLINTYKDNTDGGDGLTVYKDDYQYFKEDKHFFVFATKESEIKELFKDSTNSKAKIIVIHSKKEEHLHLRFISKYLHEASIFHSTNPYGLKFSGMNPITDSGDIDKLRKANINFYSLLNETGLDGVKAFKEGVTLEGAAIDELFTYHYIKYELTFELIRVWNVNNRQNSKLSALQLDGKKDNAYTTAIECKLKSFIDKGMIVSYSDLHIAIQSSSSLKLLLSLNIVYNFSMNSVLLNITSQDISDYLNTLSS, from the coding sequence TTGCCACAAGACACAATTAACGTCAATTTAACTCATCAGGCCTTAGATATAAAACATGTAAATTATTACCAGCCCTTACTTGTGTATAAAACAGATAAGATTAAACTTAATACTTCAACACCTAAGGTTAAGATATTAAACTTAAATATAAATAGCTTTACAAAGCAAATTGATGCACTTGAAAAAGAAGGTAGCAACGGTGATGATGAATTTAACAAGGAAAAAGCCTACCTAAAAAAAGCAATACAAGCATTCTTCTCAGCAGGCGAGCAAGGCTTAAGATCAGTTAGACTCCTTATATATAAAGAGGGTACAGAATCAAAGGAAATTAAAAACCAGTTACAAGAAAACAGATATACTTTTGTTGTTCTTATAAATACTTATAAAGATAATACCGACGGTGGCGATGGCCTTACTGTATATAAAGATGACTATCAATATTTTAAAGAAGATAAGCACTTTTTTGTATTCGCAACAAAAGAATCTGAAATAAAAGAGTTATTTAAAGATAGTACTAACTCTAAAGCCAAAATTATTGTTATTCATTCTAAAAAAGAAGAACATTTACATTTAAGATTTATATCTAAATACTTACATGAAGCTAGTATATTTCATTCAACCAATCCTTATGGACTTAAGTTCAGTGGTATGAATCCCATTACTGATAGTGGTGATATTGACAAACTTAGAAAAGCTAATATTAATTTTTACTCATTGCTTAATGAAACGGGTCTTGATGGTGTTAAGGCATTTAAAGAAGGTGTAACTCTTGAAGGAGCTGCAATTGATGAATTATTTACTTATCACTATATCAAATATGAGCTCACCTTTGAACTTATTAGGGTATGGAATGTTAATAATAGACAAAACAGTAAATTATCAGCTTTACAACTTGATGGTAAAAAAGATAATGCATATACTACTGCTATTGAATGTAAACTTAAGAGTTTCATTGATAAAGGTATGATTGTCTCATACTCAGATCTTCACATTGCCATACAGTCAAGTTCAAGCTTAAAACTTTTACTATCACTAAATATTGTTTACAACTTTAGTATGAATAGCGTGCTTCTTAATATTACTTCACAAGACATTAGTGATTATTTAAATACTTTATCCAGTTAA
- a CDS encoding DUF764 family protein yields the protein MILNIKVIHTCLLDYLKSFKEVIKNLGISLDIIHTYNHPYMSKHTTKLENICAVKFENIDNLLIPNSRCGEFYSNVNEFSLHFQIFILSQVIDSKDRDSYYTMLQIYSLLTDFIYENTCKLTLEQEEDDKYSLQVNLYIYPTTNMQNSGLIKIDSNYSNVAYCCSQNFKANAQIIQKLKEANIATRHN from the coding sequence GTGATACTCAATATTAAGGTTATACATACTTGTTTACTAGATTATCTAAAAAGTTTTAAAGAAGTCATTAAGAACTTAGGAATAAGCTTAGACATAATTCATACATATAATCATCCATACATGTCTAAACACACTACTAAGCTTGAAAATATATGTGCAGTTAAATTTGAAAATATAGATAACTTATTAATACCAAATTCAAGATGCGGTGAATTTTACTCTAATGTCAATGAGTTTAGTTTGCATTTTCAAATATTTATTTTAAGTCAAGTTATAGATTCTAAAGATAGGGATTCATATTACACAATGCTTCAAATTTATAGTTTGTTAACTGATTTTATTTATGAGAATACTTGTAAGTTAACACTAGAACAAGAAGAAGATGATAAATATTCACTTCAAGTTAACTTATATATCTATCCTACAACAAATATGCAAAACAGTGGACTTATTAAAATTGATTCCAATTATAGCAATGTTGCTTATTGTTGTAGTCAAAACTTTAAAGCTAATGCACAGATTATACAAAAATTAAAGGAGGCTAATATTGCCACAAGACACAATTAA
- a CDS encoding DUF1506 family protein, with protein MMTHNNSIRTRLASSASRVISYFKNEETFKLYKGTYAYLEDLSDYQLTYDKNNFEQFTGVFFSIESDELTNLYDSNLYDIKSLHKLYTTSNLEFELKDRISDSNMFYEIVSIDSSIGYLTIILKVIEWK; from the coding sequence ATGATGACACATAATAATAGTATTAGAACTAGACTAGCAAGCTCAGCATCAAGAGTAATCTCTTACTTTAAGAATGAAGAGACATTTAAGCTCTATAAAGGCACTTATGCTTATTTAGAAGACTTATCAGATTATCAATTGACATATGATAAGAACAACTTTGAGCAGTTTACAGGCGTATTTTTCAGTATAGAATCAGATGAACTTACAAATTTATATGATTCCAATCTTTATGATATAAAGTCGCTTCATAAACTTTATACTACATCTAATTTAGAGTTTGAACTTAAAGATAGAATATCAGATTCTAATATGTTTTATGAAATAGTGAGTATTGACTCTAGTATTGGCTATCTTACTATCATTTTGAAGGTAATAGAATGGAAATAG
- a CDS encoding DUF3890 domain-containing protein, giving the protein MSSELQTLHSKILSLLNLSEEVLSFTQFETYTELLEMIITTKGINADMLTSSHLILLLYYYIGCKLNQAGVIREFGLDRIKSEKINDLEISYHPIGNESNANTSFCSQFESLLSSLKIQTTNPPCCIGILK; this is encoded by the coding sequence ATGTCATCAGAATTGCAAACACTTCATAGTAAGATATTAAGTTTACTTAATTTAAGTGAAGAAGTATTGTCATTTACTCAGTTTGAAACTTATACAGAATTACTTGAGATGATAATAACTACCAAAGGCATTAATGCTGACATGCTTACCTCCTCACATCTGATATTACTACTTTATTACTATATAGGTTGTAAACTAAATCAAGCCGGTGTGATACGTGAATTTGGTCTTGATCGGATAAAGAGTGAGAAGATTAATGATCTTGAAATTTCATATCACCCTATTGGTAATGAATCTAATGCAAACACAAGTTTTTGTAGTCAGTTTGAATCTTTACTTAGTAGTCTTAAAATCCAAACAACTAATCCACCTTGTTGTATAGGAATCCTCAAATGA
- a CDS encoding DUF228 domain-containing protein → MSTVTQLVTEYQEKLKKLKKQMKNPTSDAGVFSNKVDFRDKNRHLQNQGGTVTSRHDKLENYFFKGYPYKRGVKLVVDTTSSDGQPHFEPHVAVGGEDDIYGICIDIDEFTNTATVIPITNNFQGYLVAKESSSIKRKDKLKFNTNGELEKNDSSNGKINAMALSDVIELDTEKKLCIVNVAIYGNKGKPS, encoded by the coding sequence GTGTCAACTGTAACTCAGTTAGTAACTGAATATCAAGAAAAACTTAAGAAATTAAAAAAACAAATGAAAAACCCTACTAGTGATGCTGGGGTTTTTAGTAATAAAGTTGATTTTAGGGATAAAAATAGACATTTACAAAATCAAGGTGGTACTGTAACTAGTAGGCATGACAAATTAGAGAATTACTTCTTTAAAGGCTATCCATACAAAAGAGGAGTAAAGCTAGTTGTAGATACAACATCAAGTGATGGTCAACCACACTTTGAACCTCATGTTGCAGTTGGTGGTGAAGATGACATTTATGGCATATGCATAGACATAGATGAGTTTACTAATACTGCTACAGTAATTCCCATTACAAATAACTTTCAAGGGTATTTAGTAGCAAAAGAAAGCAGTAGTATAAAAAGAAAAGACAAACTTAAATTTAATACAAATGGTGAGCTTGAAAAAAATGATTCAAGTAATGGCAAAATTAATGCCATGGCCTTATCAGATGTAATCGAACTTGATACTGAAAAAAAGCTTTGCATAGTAAATGTAGCTATTTATGGTAATAAAGGTAAACCAAGTTAA
- a CDS encoding DUF228 domain-containing protein: MGNKGNHNPSLVPNLGHGTLEPDMYAGMDDNELIETLKQQLQQERIKEDDEDNDDEQKDEEQGEELQQPSRTRGRSRRKRQAAVLETDEGKSLKDVILKLKKYSKSFNYDERSVFKAKTDFRDKNLTFDAISQSVSSSTDKLEEYPAIGFPYKRAVKLKVETEKSDEVQVEVSDGKNMYGICIDIDEHTNVATVIPITNNFEGYVIASSSSGVSIGDKLDFNSNGEVINASSSSSVSIKAIALSDIFTLHLSDDNTKKQQEDYKLYLIKIAIYGNKAVS, from the coding sequence GTGGGTAACAAGGGTAATCACAATCCAAGCTTAGTACCTAATTTGGGACATGGAACACTTGAACCCGATATGTATGCTGGCATGGATGATAATGAACTGATTGAGACTTTAAAACAACAGTTACAACAAGAACGAATAAAAGAAGATGATGAAGACAATGATGATGAACAAAAAGACGAAGAACAAGGAGAAGAATTACAACAACCTTCTAGAACAAGAGGACGAAGTAGAAGAAAAAGGCAAGCAGCAGTACTTGAAACTGACGAGGGTAAGTCATTGAAAGACGTTATATTAAAGTTAAAGAAATATTCTAAAAGTTTTAATTATGATGAAAGGTCAGTATTTAAAGCTAAAACTGATTTTAGAGATAAAAACTTAACATTTGATGCTATATCTCAATCTGTATCAAGTAGTACAGATAAGTTAGAAGAATACCCTGCTATAGGATTCCCATACAAGCGTGCGGTTAAATTAAAAGTTGAAACTGAAAAATCTGATGAAGTTCAAGTTGAAGTATCTGATGGTAAGAATATGTATGGAATATGCATAGACATTGATGAGCATACTAATGTAGCAACAGTAATACCTATAACAAATAATTTTGAAGGGTATGTAATTGCTAGCAGTTCTTCGGGTGTTTCTATTGGTGATAAATTAGATTTTAATTCAAATGGAGAAGTTATTAATGCATCTAGTTCGTCATCAGTTTCAATTAAAGCAATTGCATTATCAGATATATTTACATTACACCTTAGTGATGATAATACTAAGAAACAACAAGAGGATTATAAGCTGTATTTAATAAAGATAGCCATTTATGGTAATAAGGCAGTTTCTTAA
- a CDS encoding DUF228 domain-containing protein → MSDTITKLKEEYDKKVKEIQDLMKNPNRDAGLFHVDIGFKDKSVHFANQGGTLTSSVDKLENYPVKGYPYKRGVKLSYEANDSDEPCVEAGGGDDLYGICIDIDEFTNTATVIPITNNFTGYLVVKQSSQSSITLGGKVKFDSNGEIENDSGSGSRTVNGVALSKPFEINEKLYIALVSIFGNRGLNS, encoded by the coding sequence ATGTCAGATACTATAACTAAACTTAAAGAAGAATATGATAAAAAGGTAAAAGAAATACAAGATCTAATGAAAAACCCTAATAGAGATGCTGGGCTTTTTCATGTAGATATAGGTTTTAAAGACAAAAGTGTACACTTTGCAAATCAAGGTGGTACTCTAACTAGCAGTGTTGACAAATTAGAAAATTATCCCGTTAAAGGATACCCATATAAACGTGGTGTTAAGTTATCTTACGAAGCAAATGATAGTGATGAGCCTTGTGTTGAAGCCGGGGGTGGTGATGATCTATATGGTATATGCATAGATATTGATGAGTTTACTAATACTGCTACAGTGATACCTATAACAAATAACTTTACTGGATATTTAGTAGTAAAACAAAGTAGTCAATCTTCTATTACACTTGGTGGGAAAGTTAAATTTGATTCAAATGGAGAGATTGAAAATGACAGTGGTTCAGGTTCTCGTACTGTTAATGGAGTTGCCTTATCAAAGCCATTTGAAATCAATGAAAAACTATATATAGCACTTGTAAGTATATTTGGGAACAGAGGCCTTAATTCATAG
- a CDS encoding DUF1357 family protein has translation MNQEIQDVASTQEDTLIQNTEGNKENTDSITLSLKEYEEYKAYKASKESEGKNLTINERISKELSESQARLEEENKLLSEASRINEIDNLARKHLSSHFNKETLLAKGYLLKDIMQAQRRELVRKYVPIEEIYAIAKVRDTSHLDGELLEQLVNLAKVNIKKRIQSTSVNSKGEIKLALTNEDISILDSNFTPQNFSEFNISIANAYKEKRNQFYKSRKQKTA, from the coding sequence ATGAATCAAGAAATACAAGATGTAGCCAGTACACAAGAAGATACTTTAATTCAAAATACAGAGGGTAATAAAGAGAATACAGACAGTATTACTTTAAGTTTAAAAGAATATGAAGAATATAAGGCATATAAAGCATCAAAAGAATCTGAAGGTAAGAATTTAACTATTAATGAAAGGATATCAAAAGAACTTTCAGAGTCACAAGCGCGTTTAGAAGAAGAAAATAAATTATTAAGTGAAGCTTCTCGTATTAATGAGATTGATAATTTAGCTCGTAAGCATTTAAGTAGTCATTTTAATAAAGAGACATTACTTGCTAAGGGATACTTATTAAAAGACATAATGCAAGCACAGCGTAGGGAGCTTGTTAGAAAATATGTACCCATTGAAGAGATTTATGCTATTGCTAAGGTAAGAGATACTAGTCATCTAGATGGTGAATTACTTGAACAACTTGTAAACCTTGCTAAAGTAAATATAAAGAAAAGAATACAATCTACAAGTGTCAATTCAAAAGGTGAGATTAAACTAGCCTTAACAAATGAGGATATCTCAATCTTAGATTCTAATTTTACTCCCCAAAACTTTAGTGAGTTTAATATTTCTATTGCTAATGCTTATAAAGAAAAAAGAAATCAATTTTATAAATCTAGGAAACAAAAAACTGCTTAA
- a CDS encoding anti-CBASS protein Acb1 family protein, with translation MRLDFKFHAKDLYKYSIFFRNYISNVAEDVLKNGITLNSVIPTSLSIEDALESLKIELKATLFQCLISYRFNGVGYILVKTEDQLQDLHLEVNKEFPTGFMYLDYNSVRDEGPDATYITYNLKINENDQISYKEIKIHKSRVIIHSNYDYILKAYSPCYTQSFLLNIYLFEQIYKEIEKRIESHNFLFYKDESLVELQDALVNAKTSLDLLTKGVDKGSLFTNIFRRNDDEHISKFKGVNNELERELYRLRNNLNNDGIFYSGTSDASLEVIKYDITYLKEALALVKAKIGADTKEPLTRSFNEQVKGLGSDGKGDRSNYYDFLKGVQEELEINCNSKLNKYYYLDIRFNSLHMLTEEEKYERDSKLIELTLKYKELEASNTLSKSELETLRSKLFFYES, from the coding sequence ATGAGATTAGATTTCAAATTTCATGCTAAAGATCTATACAAGTATTCAATATTCTTTAGAAATTACATCTCAAATGTAGCAGAAGACGTTCTTAAGAATGGGATCACTTTAAATAGTGTAATTCCAACTTCTTTGTCTATTGAAGATGCTTTAGAATCATTAAAAATAGAATTAAAAGCAACATTATTTCAGTGCCTAATCAGTTACCGTTTTAATGGTGTTGGATATATTTTAGTTAAAACAGAAGACCAACTACAAGATTTACACTTAGAAGTAAATAAAGAATTTCCTACTGGATTTATGTATCTTGATTATAACAGTGTTCGTGATGAGGGGCCTGATGCTACTTATATAACATACAATTTGAAAATAAATGAAAACGATCAGATATCTTATAAGGAAATAAAAATTCATAAGAGTAGAGTGATAATACACTCTAATTATGACTATATACTTAAAGCATACAGTCCATGTTATACACAAAGCTTTTTGCTTAATATATATCTTTTTGAACAAATATATAAAGAAATAGAAAAGAGAATAGAGAGTCATAATTTTTTATTTTATAAAGATGAGTCATTAGTAGAATTACAAGATGCTTTAGTTAATGCTAAAACGTCTCTAGATCTTTTAACTAAGGGTGTTGATAAGGGAAGTTTATTTACTAATATCTTCAGAAGAAATGATGATGAGCATATAAGCAAGTTTAAAGGTGTAAATAATGAACTTGAAAGAGAACTATATAGACTTAGAAATAATTTAAATAATGACGGCATATTTTATAGTGGTACATCAGATGCTTCACTTGAAGTTATTAAGTATGACATAACCTATTTAAAAGAGGCTTTAGCATTAGTAAAAGCAAAGATAGGAGCTGATACTAAGGAGCCTTTAACTAGAAGCTTTAATGAACAAGTTAAGGGGCTTGGTAGTGATGGTAAAGGGGACAGATCTAACTATTACGACTTTTTAAAAGGTGTTCAAGAAGAGTTAGAAATTAATTGCAATAGTAAACTTAATAAATATTATTATTTAGACATTAGATTTAACTCATTGCATATGCTCACTGAAGAAGAAAAGTATGAAAGAGATTCCAAACTTATAGAATTAACCCTTAAATACAAGGAATTAGAAGCAAGTAATACGTTAAGTAAAAGTGAACTTGAGACTTTAAGATCAAAATTATTTTTTTATGAAAGCTAA